A single region of the Kiritimatiellia bacterium genome encodes:
- the lnt gene encoding apolipoprotein N-acyltransferase, with protein MEDEERSQNEQKNASRFTRDASQKIAAAFLSGILLFLSFPPFEFFPLAWLAPAPLIYICFVSKPAESFSCGLLAGAVFWLAGIFWLAKVSFFGWIFVALYCSLYFAVFAAIVSWWRGTFKIFNIQHSASDFERRDLCSKLSDSGGKVQRWMLEVFGVYMILLFGIPAVWVALEYVRTRILTGFPWNLLGVSQHACLPLIQCADWGGVYLVSYLIAMANAAVVLLVFNRGKGVLQAAGIIVPFVLIISLVLGYGLRRLEAGRAGGPVDKIRTASVQLNVPQQYKWSENWAEDIYRRLKKSAAAAGRPAPPGLIVWPETALPDFLRYGEASRAAANETLRHGVPLLAGSMDYEMLSGKTNYYNSSFLFIPGDEPPQVYIKRHLVICGEYVPLARFFPFLRSITGIEEDFTPGAETVVFRLKEKGRAFAVLICFEDIFPCLARAAVLAGARLLINQTNDAWFDPSWASRQHMVHCVFRCVENRVACLRAANTGVTCYIDRFGFIRSALKPAGAGVYEPQIMRCEAEFEAENMPLSFYTRHGDLFALACLAFTLPLLLAALLNAIGLRKKN; from the coding sequence GTGGAAGACGAAGAAAGAAGTCAGAATGAACAAAAAAACGCTTCACGCTTCACGAGAGACGCTTCACAAAAAATCGCCGCTGCGTTTTTAAGCGGGATACTGCTTTTCCTTTCCTTTCCGCCTTTTGAATTTTTTCCGCTTGCCTGGCTGGCGCCGGCGCCGTTGATTTATATCTGTTTTGTCTCCAAACCGGCCGAATCTTTTTCATGCGGCCTGCTGGCCGGGGCGGTTTTTTGGCTGGCGGGTATTTTCTGGCTGGCGAAAGTTTCCTTCTTCGGCTGGATTTTTGTCGCGCTTTACTGCTCGCTCTATTTCGCCGTTTTTGCGGCGATTGTTTCCTGGTGGCGCGGGACTTTTAAAATATTCAACATTCAACATTCAGCTTCCGATTTTGAACGGAGGGATTTGTGTTCAAAGTTGTCCGACTCTGGCGGAAAAGTTCAGCGTTGGATGTTGGAAGTTTTCGGCGTCTATATGATCCTTCTCTTCGGCATTCCCGCCGTCTGGGTCGCGCTGGAATATGTCCGGACCCGCATTTTGACCGGATTTCCGTGGAATCTGCTGGGCGTCAGCCAGCATGCCTGCCTGCCCCTCATTCAATGCGCCGATTGGGGCGGTGTTTACCTGGTTTCTTACCTGATTGCGATGGCGAATGCGGCGGTTGTTCTCCTTGTTTTTAACCGCGGAAAAGGCGTTCTTCAGGCCGCGGGAATTATCGTTCCGTTTGTTTTGATCATTTCCCTGGTTCTGGGATACGGTTTGCGGCGCCTGGAGGCGGGAAGGGCCGGCGGACCGGTGGACAAAATCAGGACGGCCTCCGTGCAGTTAAATGTGCCCCAGCAGTATAAATGGTCGGAAAACTGGGCCGAAGATATTTACCGCCGCCTGAAAAAATCCGCCGCGGCGGCGGGCCGTCCGGCGCCGCCCGGCCTGATTGTCTGGCCCGAAACCGCTCTGCCTGATTTCCTGCGGTATGGCGAGGCAAGCCGCGCGGCGGCCAATGAAACCCTGCGGCACGGCGTTCCATTGCTGGCCGGTTCCATGGATTACGAGATGCTTTCCGGGAAAACGAATTATTATAACAGCTCTTTCCTTTTTATTCCCGGAGATGAACCGCCGCAGGTTTATATCAAGCGTCATCTGGTGATTTGCGGGGAATACGTGCCGTTGGCCCGTTTTTTTCCTTTCCTGCGGTCCATTACCGGGATTGAGGAGGATTTCACGCCCGGCGCGGAAACCGTTGTTTTCCGGTTGAAAGAGAAAGGGCGGGCATTTGCGGTCCTGATCTGTTTTGAAGATATTTTTCCTTGCCTGGCGCGCGCGGCTGTTCTGGCCGGAGCGCGGCTGTTGATCAACCAGACCAATGACGCCTGGTTTGACCCTTCATGGGCTTCGCGCCAGCACATGGTCCATTGCGTCTTCCGCTGTGTTGAGAACCGGGTGGCTTGTCTGCGCGCCGCCAATACGGGCGTAACCTGTTATATTGACCGTTTTGGCTTCATCCGTTCGGCCTTAAAACCGGCCGGCGCCGGCGTCTATGAGCCGCAGATTATGCGGTGCGAAGCGGAATTTGAGGCGGAAAATATGCCGCTTTCCTTTTACACCCGCCACGGCGATCTTTTCGCCCTGGCCTGCCTGGCCTTCACGCTGCCGCTTTTGCTGGCTGCCCTGCTGAATGCGATCGGGTTGCGGAAGAAAAATTGA
- a CDS encoding AraC family transcriptional regulator: MTYYNPNIRIIIIGRKFLRTWRSNDFAVSFWRMYWNSRSGATISLGPQTVKLTPKRIILVPPNTGINQRLAHGAPPHFYTHFFADAPYAQLNSKIYTFKAGPEILSILKSFPLKDDPITAVRPTMAVHGLVISLLARIPDTELKTSRASLRLSENMSFIETHVQQSVSNREIARHLGMSVNSMLRCYHRELGITPQAYLRQKRIERACALLHDQRQSIKQVAEKTGFCDRYYFTRTFKKLQGVTPSQYQRQLK; the protein is encoded by the coding sequence ATGACTTATTACAACCCGAACATACGCATCATCATCATTGGCCGTAAATTTCTGAGAACATGGCGCAGCAATGATTTTGCGGTTTCTTTCTGGCGGATGTACTGGAACAGCCGGTCCGGCGCAACAATCTCTCTCGGCCCGCAAACCGTCAAGCTGACGCCGAAGCGGATTATCCTCGTGCCGCCCAACACCGGAATCAACCAGCGGCTGGCTCACGGCGCGCCGCCTCATTTCTATACGCACTTCTTCGCGGACGCGCCCTATGCGCAACTGAACTCCAAAATTTATACATTCAAGGCCGGGCCGGAAATACTGAGCATTCTGAAATCGTTCCCCTTGAAAGACGACCCGATCACCGCCGTAAGGCCAACCATGGCTGTCCACGGCCTGGTTATCTCCCTCCTGGCGCGGATACCGGATACGGAACTTAAAACGTCGCGCGCTTCATTGCGGCTGTCTGAAAACATGTCCTTTATTGAAACGCACGTCCAGCAGTCGGTTTCCAACCGGGAAATAGCCCGGCATCTCGGCATGAGCGTCAACAGCATGCTCCGCTGTTATCACCGCGAACTGGGAATAACCCCGCAGGCTTATTTGCGGCAAAAACGCATTGAAAGGGCCTGCGCGCTTCTCCATGATCAGCGCCAGAGCATAAAGCAGGTAGCGGAAAAAACCGGATTCTGCGACCGGTATTATTTTACCCGCACATTTAAAAAACTGCAGGGCGTTACGCCCTCCCAATACCAGCGTCAGTTGAAATAA